tgttttaattaaaatgtaattaagcggCAGTTGCCCAAGGAGTTTCCCATTGGTGATAGAGAAGGTCACGGTGGAGGTCTCACAATGTCGTCTCCAGAAATTTCCAAGCTGTCTTGGGGCAGTATGAAGGTTGCGGGTGAAATGTATAAGGATTGCATAGTCTGGCCTGGAGGCAGCCGGCCATGGGACTGGAGAGAGACTGGAACAAATCATCACCCTGGTGTACAGCCAGCTGACCTAGAGGAAGTAGTGAAAAAAGGTGTGAAGACGCTTGTAATAGGCCGTGGCATGGGCGAGGCTTTGCAGGTACCAGCTGCCACTTTGGAATATGTCAAAGCGCAAGGGATTGATGTTTTGGTGTTCCAGACGGAGAAGGCAGTAAAAGAGTATAACACTCTGGTTTCACAAGGTGTAAAAGTAGGAGGCGTGTTTCATTCTACCTGTTAGTTTAAACCCTGGCACAGCAAGGCCTTACTAAGGGCAACCACGTACATTTAATATATGAATAGAATATTGTGATATGTTATAAAATACACTAAAGTAACACTCAGGATTTAATTGTATTTGCATTTTCTAATTGATGATGTCCTTA
This genomic stretch from Bombina bombina isolate aBomBom1 chromosome 4, aBomBom1.pri, whole genome shotgun sequence harbors:
- the LOC128656580 gene encoding mth938 domain-containing protein-like — encoded protein: MSSPEISKLSWGSMKVAGEMYKDCIVWPGGSRPWDWRETGTNHHPGVQPADLEEVVKKGVKTLVIGRGMGEALQVPAATLEYVKAQGIDVLVFQTEKAVKEYNTLVSQGVKVGGVFHSTC